GCCTTCCACAACGTCGTCCACCTCGCCCTCGGCGCGCTGTTCCTGGCCGCCTACGCCGTGCCCGACGAGAGCGTCGCGCAGGGGATCAACGCGGGCATCGGGTTCTTCCTCATCCTGGCGGCGGTCATCGGTTTCGCCGGCACCGGCGCCCTGCAGCTCATCTCCATCAACAGCGCGGTGGCCGCGGACAACTTCCTGCACCTGTTCGGTGGGATCGCCGCGGTGATCCTGGGCTTCCAGCGCCTGACCACGGCGACGACCGCCCCGGCCTAGCAACACCCGCAGTCCCGCAGTCCCGCAGTCCCCGTCGGGGGGGGGGGGGG
This portion of the Egibacteraceae bacterium genome encodes:
- a CDS encoding DUF4383 domain-containing protein, which gives rise to MMNKSIARKGALLFGVVYVIVGLAGFAVTGFDDWLVNTNEVLIIFEVNAFHNVVHLALGALFLAAYAVPDESVAQGINAGIGFFLILAAVIGFAGTGALQLISINSAVAADNFLHLFGGIAAVILGFQRLTTATTAPA